The Dissulfuribacter thermophilus genome contains the following window.
TTCTATTAGGGAAAAGGCTGAACACAAGGTTTACAGCCTAGTGGGGAGATTTAAGTCTCTTAAAAGGCGTAAACCAGAGCTCATAATAGGGGTTGGGGGCTGTGTGGCCCAGCAGGAAGGGGAAAGGCTATTAAAGAAACTTCCTCATCTCGATCTTGTTTTTGGCCCTCAAGGAATCTATAGATTACCTGAAGCCATCAAAAAGATCGAACAAGGGCAGGGTCCAGTCATTTGTACTGAAATGGTAGATTCCTTTGATATCCCTCCTGTGGACTCTCCTATGCCTACCCCAAGTCCTGTGAAGGCCTTTGTCACCATAATGCAGGGCTGCGACAACTTTTGTACCTATTGTGTAGTTCCATATGTAAGAGGCAGAGAAGTCTCGAGACCTAAAGATGATATACTAAAAGAGGTCAAGGCCCTAGTGGATTCAGGTGTGAAGGACATCACCCTTTTGGGGCAAAACGTAAATTCTTATGGGAAAAAACGTGGAGATGGCACGACATTTTCTCAGCTCCTCATTGAGGTTTCAAAGATAGCTGGAGTTGAGCGTCTTAGATTTACTACAAGTCATCCAAAAGATTTTACAGACGACGTCATTGATGCCATGTGTTCAGGCCTTCCAATCTGTGATCATTTACATCTTCCAGTTCAAAGTGGGTCAAATAGTGTGCTCGAACGCATGAATCGACGTTACACCAGGGAAAAATATCTTGATATTGTTGAAAAAGTTCGTTCAAGACTGCCTGAGATCAGCATAACAACAGATATAATAGTGGGATTCCCAGGCGAGACGCATGAGGATTTTGAAGATACTCTGAGGCTTATAAAAGAAGTTCAATATGATCAGATATTTGCCTTTAAGTATTCGCCAAGACCCTATACTAAGGCAGCTACATTCTCTGATCAACTAGATGAAACACTAAAGAAAGAGAGACTTTCTGCCGTTATAGAATTACAAAAGGAAATTGGGCTCAAACGCCTGTCGCGTTTTGAAGGTAGAGTGGTTAAGGTATTGGTTGAGACGGAAAACCCATCTAGGCAGGGAGAGCTCATTGCCCGCACAACTGGTAACCATGTGGTCAATCTATGCGGCTCACCAGATCTTATTGGACAGACTATTGAAGTGGTAGTGGAACGTGCCTGTTACCATTCTTTGCGAGGGAGGATCAAGTAATAGATGAATTTTTTGCAAGTAAAGGTCCATGCCATAACGATGGATCCTGACTCTAATTCTCCAGTCTTGATTTTAAAGGAGTCTCAGGGAGAGAGGAGTCTGCCCATTTGGATAGGACTTCTTGAGGCTACAGCCATTGCTACTGAGATGGAGAAAATTAGCTTTGTGCGTCCAATGACCCATGATCTCACAGTTAATTTGCTGGAGGCAGTGGGTGTACAGGTCACCCGTGTTGCGGTCACAGACCTTAAAGACAATACATTTTATGCGGTTATAACCTTGAAAAATGGTGATGAAGAAGTAGAGGTAGATGCAAGGCCAAGTGATGCCATCGCCATTGCTCTAAGGACTGGAGCACAAATATTTGTATCTGAAGAGGTTATGAATAGTGCGGTTCCTCAGGAACCCACGACTATTTACGAGGAAGATGTACCAAAGGAAAAGAAAAAATGGGCAGAACTCTTGGAAGAATTGGATCCCCAGAGCCTCAAGTACAAGATGTAATGATTGATCTTCATTGTCACTCCATTATGAGCGACGGAGAGCTTATTCCCTCCGAGCTCGTAAGACGTCTTGAGGTCAAGGGCTATAGGGCAGTGGCAATAACGGATCATGCAGATGCCTCGAATCTGGATTTTATTATACCGAGAATTATTAAGGCTGCAGAAAGGATAAATCAGTACAGCTCAACTAAACTCATTCCAGGGATAGAGCTTACACACGTTCATCCAGAACTGATAGGGCCCCTAGCAAAGGAGGCAAGGGAGCTTGGGGCCAAGGTTGTAGTATGCCATGGAGAAACCTTAGTGGAACCTGTTGCTCCAGGCACCAATAAGGCTGCGCTGGAGGCTGATATAGATATTTTGGCGCATCCAGGTTTAATCAGCGAAGAAGAGGCGAGAAAAGCTGCTGAGAGAGGGATATTTCTTGAATTATCTGGAAGGAAAGGTCATAGCCTGTCAAATGGCCACGTACTACAAATGGCTAGGAAAACCGGAGCCAAGCTTGTCATCAACTCTGATGGTCATGCACCGGGTGATTTTATGAGTCGGGAATATGCGTATAATGTTGCTAGGGGGGCTGGATGTAGTGAAACTGAGGTAGAAGAAATTTATAAGTCAATAATGGGTTGGATAGATGAGATATTGAAAGGATAGGTGGGGCATGAAAAAAAAGACCATGGATGCCAAAATCATAAATCCCTTTCTTGAGGCAGCGATAAATGTCTTGAAGACTATGGCCATGGTCGATCCCAAACCAGGTAAGGCCTTTTTAAAAAAGGATCATCTGGCCCATGGTGATGTGTCAGGCATAATAGGTATTACTGGTGATGCACAGGGGTCCATGTCAATTTCTTTTTCTGCTTCCTGTATTAAGGCCATTGTAAAAAATTTGTTTGGTATGCCAATAGAAGAAATAAATGACGAGGTCAGAGATGCAGTCGGTGAAATAACCAATATGATTTGTGGAGATGCGAGGAGAAGGCTTGAAGCTGAAAATATCCATCTGCAGGCCGGGACACCAACCATAGTGTCTGGAGCAAATCACACAATTACCCACATACACAACGGTCCCAAAATCGCAGTACCATTTGATACCGACGCAGGAAAATTCGTCATAGAAGTTGCGTTTAATAGCTAATTTTCGTAGGTACTTATTGTAAAATTTCCCTTTTGGTCAATGGAGGCCTTTATTGTGCCATGAATAGGGGTTTCCAGGATGGTTGATCCAATTCGGAGATATCGCATTTTGACCTTTGGGTCTGGTAGGCCAAAGCCATTTCCCAATCCATAAGAAAATACTACAAATTTCGGTCTAAAGCTCTCTACAAAATTTATGCTGCTCGACGTTACACTTCCGTGATGCGGTGCCACCAATAGATCCACATTTTGTGTAAAGGATTTTGTCAGACACATTTCCCTTTTTTCTTCAATGTCAGCAGGCATCAATATTGATCGGCCTTTGGACCAAAAGACAGTTACCAACCCCTTGTCATTTGTCTTGGTTAAATCTTTATAAGTAGATCCTGGGTAAATAAAAAGCATAGAGTTTTCTCCAAGAGAAATGGTTTCATACGAATTTATGATCCTAAACGGAATCCCTTTTTCATTAAGAAGACTTTTGATCCGTTTGAAGATTTTTTGGTGATGAGCTGGTTTTGGACCGATGACCTTTTTAACCTTTAGCTTCTCTAAGACTCCAAGGACTCCACCAGCATGGTCTGTCTCATAGTGGGATATTATAAGATAGTCTATCACATCTCTATTTTTTGATAAAAGGAACGGGCTTACAACAAAGCTACCGCGGTCATATGGAAAGGTGCCACCCCCTGCATCAACTAAAACGACTTTTTTAGGAGTGAAGATGACTTGGCTCAGTCCTTGGCCTACATCTAATGTGTAAAATTCGATGTCTTTCCCGTGGTATGCTTGATACCAATGAAACGATAACATAAATATCAAGGTAACTGTGACAGCGCCTATTGAAAATCTCCTCTCTGGTTCACCTCTTAATAGTAGGCCTATAAAAAATAGTATGAGATAAAAGCACAGGACCTCAAAATAGGTTGGACTGTAGATATGAAGTGTGCTTATGGCGAGTTTTGAAGCATTCTGGACCACTGAGTTCAAGAGGTTGATCAAAAAAGAAATAGGATACCACATCACTGAGGACGGGGCACAATTGAACAACCACAGGCTAATGTCCAAAAGAAGGGTCAATATCAGTCCAGGTAAAAGGATCGTCCCTAGCACTGGAATAATTATGATATTTAAAGGGATTGCTATCAGGGATGTCTGGTGAAAGAACACAGAAGAGAGAGGAACAGTTGAAAGCCATGCAATAATAGTAAGTTTTATAAGCTTTTCAAAAGAGTTACCAGTATTGATCCAGGGTGAATACCAGATGAGAAAGAAGACGGCGAAAAAAGAAAGTAAAAAACCAGGATTTTTTAACGAGTATGGATTAAATAGGACTATCAGCCAGGCTGAAAGACTGAGGGCGCATACTGCACTGAGTTCCCTTTTTAAAAAGAATGCCAATCCAAATGAAAAGACCATTAAAAAGGCCCTTTGGGCTGACGGAGAAAATCCGGCCAGGGCCACGTATAAAAGTGCAAAAGCACATCCAACTGCAATTGAAATCTTTTTAACAGGTAATGTTAGAAGTAACCGGTCCGAAAAAGAGAGAAGATATTTGATTAAAATACCGAAAAAAGTTGCTACGATTGCCAAGTGTAGGCCTGATACTGCAAGTATATGACCAATGCCTGCCTTGAAAAATGCCTCTTTAGTTGAAAAATCTATCCATGACTTTTCACCAAGGACCATTGCAGTTGCGATACCGGCATTTTGCGTTCCAATCATTTTTTGTAGGCGATGAAGTACAATAACTCTCAAATCCTCTATAGGGGTTGGATGGATCTTTCCAAGACAAATGCATTTTAGTGGGTATTCAGTGTATGCCTGAAACATTATGCCTCGTTGTTTCCACCAAAGCTCCCTGTCAAAGGTGCCAGGTGTTTTAACATTCACAATGGGTCTTAGTCTTGCGGAAAAACGGATCAATTCTCCTGGTGGGAAGTCCGATTCTGTTGCACCTTTAATGTAGAGGCAGAGTCGTCCTAGCCCATGGATTTCAATCTCCGTTCTAATTCCGTCTATTGATGGGACAGGCACCTTGTCTATAACCCCTTGGAGGACTACAGAGCCATTTTGGGTAGAAAGCTCTAAAAGCCCTTTGTTTTTAAGTTTAAGCAGGAAATCATGTGCAATTACATGAAACAGTCCAAGGAAAAAGAACATGCCTGATACAATTAGGGCCTGGAATAGGGAAGATAGGGGCGATGATTTATAAGGTCCGTTGCCCTTTGAAGGGAAGGTCAACCCATACATTCTTATAAATAAGGGGGCCAGAGCAGCGAGAAATGAAAATAAAAGGGGGCCTTTAAGCCCCCAGAGTATTCCTCCAAGAAATGGAAAAAGATAGACTATGAGATAGGGTAGATCCAATTCAACCCTGTGAAATGTCTATACTGATTATCTCTTTACCCATAATTGTTATACCATGACCCTCATGATCTCTATCACTGGTTGTCCTTTTACGAAGCTCCTTTTCTGAACGGTCGAGCTCATCTTGAAGTTCACGAATCCTTGAGATTAGCCGCAATATTATATCAATGCCGGCGATATTTACCCCAAGGTCACACCTCAATCTTCTTATGATCTCCAGTCGTTCAAGGACTACTTCGTCGAACACCATTGTGCCTTCTTCAGTGTACGTGGGCGATATGAGCCCTTCTTTTATGTATCTTCTTAATGTCTTTGGGCTGATGCCACATCGAGCGCACACATAATTAAAGGTATATAGGGTAGGAGTCATATACGGTTCCTCCTAGGGAGTCTGTAATGGCTTAATCACACTTTGAAAAGCCACATGAATGACATACAAAGCAACCTCCTTCAGGTTCGAGCACTGCGCCACACTCTGGACATGATCTATATTGCTTATCATCTTTAATTATCTCAACATTTGCGGCCTTTGCAAGGACTTTTGCCATGGCATCTGGGCAAGACAGAATCTGACCACCTTCCTGCCAGCTTGGCGATGGACACCTGATGCCTGCTAATTGTTTTACTATTGCCTGAACCCTTATTCCAGAACGGAGTGCCAGGGAAATAAGCCTACTTTCTGCTTCCATCTGGCAGGCTGCGCATCCTCCAGCCTTACCCATCTGGGCAAACACTTCACACATGTCTCTGTCATCCCAATTGACAGTCACATATAGGTTACCACAACCTGTCTTTACCCTCTGGGTTACACCACGAGTAACCGTTGGCCTTGGCCTTGGTGCAATTTTACCATTTGGTCCATGCACATGGGGGTGAGATACTTTTTCCTTTTCTTCCTTCTTTTTGAGTTGGAGAACCTGTACTGGTCTACTTCCGTAGCGATAGATGGTAAGCCCCTTGAGGCCTTCCTTCCACGCTAGGATATATGCTGTACGAATGTCTTCTTCAGTAGCCTTTTCAGGGAAGTTGATAGTCTTTGACACGGCATTATCAGTATGTCGTTGAAATGCTGCCTGAATTTCAATATGCTCCCTAGGAGATACATCCATAGAGGTTACAAATATCTTTTTAAGATCCTCTGGTACTTCATCAATATCCTGCAGTGAACCAGAACCAGCGATTTTTTCCATGAGTTCATGGCTGTAAAGTCCTCGTTCCTTCAATGCATTGACGAATTCTGGATGTGCCTCTATAAGTTCAGTCCCGTCTAGGACCCTTCTAATAAAAGAGACTGCAAACAGGGGTTCAATTCCAGAAGATGCACCAGCAATTATGCTTATGGTCCCAGTAGGAGCAATGGTTGTGGTTGTTGCATTACGCATGTAGGGAGTTTCGGGATTGTCATATATGCTCCCTTTATAGGCAGGAAAGTTTCCCCTGATTTTTGCGAGCTCTGCTGAGGCCTCTTTAGACTCCCTATCTATAAAATCCATTACCTCTTCTGCCACCTGAACCGCTTCTTTTGAATTGTAAGGGATACCTAGCTTGATAAGCATATCGGCAAAGCCCATTACACCAAGGCCGATTTTTCTCGTCCTTTTTGTCATCTCTTCAATCTTTTTTATGGGGAACTTGTTTACATCTATTACGTTGTCTAAAAAGTGAACTGCATACCAAACAGTTTCTTTAAGGTCTTCGTAGTCAATTTCCCCATTATTGACAAAACGTCCTAGGTTGATGGAACCGAGATTGCATGACTCATAGGGAAGAAGTGGTTGTTCGCCACAAGGATTAGTACTTTCGATATCGCCAAGGTGAGGCGTTGGGTTTGACCGATTTATCCTGTCAAGGAATACTATACCTGGCTCACCGCTTGCCCATGCAGATGCTACGATCTTGTCAAATATGTATGAAGCAGAAATCTTTTTTACCTCTTCACCTGTACGCGGATTAATGAGAGAGTAGTCCCCCCCTTTTTCCACTGCTTCCATAAACTTTTCAGTGAGGGCAACACTAATATTAAAGTTGTTTAGCCGGTCTGTTTGGGTCTTTGCAGTAATGAATTTTTCTATGTCTGGATGGTCAACTCTAAGTATGCCCATATTGGCGCCACGTCTTGTCCCACCCTGTTTGATTGTCTCTGTGGCCACATCGAATATGGTCATAAAGGAGATGGGTCCACTTGCTACTCCATGAGTAGTCTTAACCCTGTCTCCCTCTGGTCTGATTCTTGAAAAGGAAAATCCTGTGCCTCCACCACTTTTGTGGATCATTGCAGTGTGTTTTACCGCTTCGAAAATACTTTCAATGGAGTCTTCTATTGGGAGTACAAAGCAAGCTGATAGCTGACCCAATTCCCTTCCTGCATTCATTAAGGTGGGGGAGTTTGGCATGAATTTAAAGGTAGTCATGAGTTCATAGAATTTTTCTTTGAGACTCTCAATGTCAGCTCCTTTGTCATAGAGAAGATCTGCCTCTGCAATGGCCCCTGCTACTCGTTCAAACATCTCTTCTGGTTTCTCAGCAACCCTGCCTTGTTTATCCTTTTTTAAATATCTTTTTGCGAGAACAATCAGTGCATTGTCAGTGAGTGGAAGGTTTGTTTGTGGCAATTCGTTTATAGAGTCTTTTTTCATATTTCCCCCTCTTATGAATACAAGATATTGTATTGTTTTAAATGCGTGGGACTACATATCGGATATTGGTATCGGTGTCAAGGATTTTTTAAGGGAGAAGGGAGAAGGAAGAAGAAAAAGGGAAGCACGAAACCCGAAACAAATTCACATCTGTTTTTACTTAATTTAGCAGAATGTCTACAAGTGATCGTTTCGATATTCGGATTTTGAATTCAAATGAAATATTCAGTTAAAGAATAAATTTTTTTAGGGGGAAGAAAGAGGTCTGAAAGTGTTGAGTTTTGAGTTGAAGGGAGCAGGAAGAAGGCAATAGGAAGCAGGAAGAAGGGAGCAGGTAGTGACTCTTGTCCCTTCTTCCTAATTGTTGAACTCAAAACTCAACACTCAAAACTCTTCCTCAGGTGCCCATCTCCCAACTTGAAAGGTATTTTGCTTGCTCTTCAGTAAGGGTATCAATTCTGATTCCCATACTCTCTAGTTTCAACCGAGCAATCTCTTTATCGATTTCTTCGGGCACACCATAGACTTTTTTCTCTAAGGCGCTTCCTTGTTTCACCATGTATTCAGCACAAAGGGCCTGGTTGGCAAAACTCATATCCATAACGCTTGAAGGATGTCCCTCTGCAGCAGCAAGGTTTACTAAGCGACCTTGACCTAAGACATAGATCCTTCTTTCGTTATTGAGGGTATATTCTTCTACAAAGTCTCTGATGATGCGCTTTTCCTTGGTAACGTCTTCTAGTCCCTCAAGATCTAATTCAACATTGAAATGACCGGAATTTGCCACAATTGCACCATCTTTCATGTTTAAGAAATGTTCTTTCCTAATAACGTGAATATCCCCGGTTACAGTGCAGAAGAAGTCTCCGATGCGCGATGCCTCCTCTAAGGGCATGACCTCATAGCCATCCATGACCGCTTCTAGGGCCTTTAAAGGATCGACCTCAGTTACTATAACCCGTGCTCCTAGGCCTTTTGCCCGCATGGCAACGCCACGGCCACACCATCCATAACCGCAAACAACGAATATACTTCCGGCTATGAGCCTGTTTGTGGCTCGGATTATGCCGTCAAGAGTTGATTGCCCCGTGCCATAGCGGTTGTCAAAAAGGTGTTTTGTATTGGCGTCATTTACAGCGATAATGGGGTAGCGTAGTACTCCGTCTTCGGCCATGGCCTTAAGCCTTATAACGCCGGTAGTGGTCTCTTCAGTTCCACCTATGATTTTGTCCAGGAGTTCTTTTCTTTCTTTATGAAGGGTAGATACAAGGTCAGCACCATCATCCATGGTGATGGTTGGCTTCGCATCCAGTACTGCCCTCAGGTGTTCATAATAGGTCTCGTTGTCTTCGCCTTTGATGGCAAATACAGGGATCTCGTCGTGTTTGACGAGGCTTGCAGCAACGTCGTCCTGAGTGCTAAGAGGATTTGAGGCACAAAGATATACTGAAGCACCTCCGGCCTTTAGAGTCTGGACGAGAGCCGCTGTCTCTGTAGTAACATGGAGACATGCCCCAAGTACTACTCCATCCAATGGGCGCTCTTTTCTAAATCGTTCCTTAATCTTATTTAATACGGGCATACTCATGGATGCCCACTCAATTCTGAGTTTACCCTTATCTGCAAGATCCAGCGATTTTACATGATAATCCATAATTTTTTCCCTTTCTCAGTTTCCGTTTTAGAGCCCAGCATCAGACTTTAGTTTTTCTACCATATCTAGGCGTTCCCAGGTAAATTCTGGTTCTGTCCTTCCAAAATGTCCGTAAGCTGCGGTCTTTTTGTATATGGGGCGTCTAAGATCTAGGTGATCAATGATATCTTTGGGTTTGAAACTGAAGTTGTTTTCAATGATCTCTACTATCTTTTCCTGTGGAATAGCCTCTGTTCCATAGGTTCTTACATTGATAGCGAGGGGCTTGGTTATTCCAATGGCATATGAGACCTGAACTTCACACTCTCTAGCCAGACCTGCAGCAACTATATTTTTAGCAACATATCTAGCCATATAGGAAGGCCCTCTATCTACTTTTGTTGGATCTTTACCAGAAAATGCCCCGCCTCCATGGTGACCTCTTCCACCATAGGTATCTACTATGATCTTGCGACCGGTCATACCACAGTCAGCAAGTGGCCCACCTACTACGAATCTTCCGGTACTGTTGATGAAGTACTGGGTATTGCCATTTAGATGTTTTGGATCAACTACCTTCTTGATTACTTCTTCAATAATGGCCTCTTCAAGCTCCTTATGGGTGACATGAGGTTCATGTTGAGCTGCAATAACAATGGAGTGGCACGATATAGGGCGCTTATCTTCATATTTTATAGTAACCTGGCTTTTGCCGTCAGGTCTCAAGAAGGGAAGAATGCCCTTTTTCCTCACTTCTGCTAGCCTTTGTGCCAGTTTATGTGCATACCATATGGGCATTGGCATGAAATCAGGGGTCTCATCGCAGGCATATCCAAACATTAGCCCCTGGTCACCAGCGCCGATGTCGCCATCTCTGTCAACCCCCATGGCGATATCTGGGGATTGTTTGTCTATGCTCGTGAGTACTGCACAGGTCTGCCAGTCAAAGCCCATAGAAGAATCTGTATATCCAATCTCTTTTATGGTCCCCCTCACCACTTTAGGCATATCCACGTAACAGTCTGTGGTTATTTCTCCTGCAATCAATGCAAGACCTGTGGTAACAAGGGTCTCGCATGCCACCCTTGCATAAGGATCTTTTTCAAGAATGGTATCAAGAATGGCATCAGAAATCTGATCTGCCACCTTATCTGGATGGCCTTCTGTGACAGATTCAGAGGTGAAGAGAAAATTGGGCATCATAGTTCATGTTCTCCTTTGATAAAAAAATTATTTTGGACCTTGCTGAGGTAATGGGGGGTAGCCTTGTTGAGACAAACCTCCAAAACATATCGATTTTATTTAAAAACCGGCCATTAATTTGGCCGGTCAAAATAATGGCGGAGAGGGTGGGATTCGAACCCACGGTACCCGGTTAAGGGTACACTCACTTAGCAGGCGAGCACCTTCAGCCTCTCGGTCACCTCTCCGTATTTTTCTGCTTTTTGGCGGAGGGAGTAGGATTCGAACCCACGGTACCCTTGCGGGTACAACGGCTTTCAAGGCCGCCGCCTTAAACCACTCGGCCATCCCTCCGCAGTGGCACTATAAAAATACTGTTCTTTTATTGGGTGTCAAGACAAAGATGAACATAGATTTAAATTTATAAAGAGCAAATTTATTACGATTTTAAAAAAATTTTATTCTTGACTTTTAGTGTGCTCCTTTTATGTTTTTCAAAAAAACAAGGAGGACGCTAAAATGAGACAAAGATTTTTTGTCGCGGCGATTTTCAACTTACTCTTTTTGTTGACCTTATGGTCTAATGGTTACTCTAAATCAGGTTATTTGAATGATTTTAATGCCTTGTATGGTACTGCAGGGACTGCGCTAGACAGTTGTGTCGTCTGTCATCCAAATTACCCTTCCAAATTTTCAGTAAACAATTTTGGAAAAGATTATGCAGCAAATGGGCACAATCTTCAGGCTATAGAATCCTTTGATTCTGATGGGGACGGCTTTACCAACCTGGTGGAAATTCAGCAACTCACTTTCCCTGGAGATCCCAATAATGTTCCTCAGATGGGGGGAGGCAAGTCAGGACCAGGCCAAGGGTCTCAAATGATGACTGCTCCTACTCAGCATGCATTCCACCGGTACAATGCAGTGGCAAATCCAACAGTTACTACAGATCCATTTAGTGCAATGCCAATTGGTTTAGGCACTGTTTCCAAAGGTGGGTCAACCTTGAGTACAAGGATACAGCTTCCCTCCTTTGATGCACCTGTAGACGTATACTTCATGGTATATGCTCCATCACTAGATCCATTTACAATCTTTTACCTTGCACCAGATGGAGCTTCACTAGTCCCTACTAGGACGCCATGGTTGAGCGATTCAATGGGCAATATTGACCACATGCCATGGGGAGATGTACCGGCATCAGCCCTTCCAAAGGGACCGTATTATCTGTCAGTAGTTGTGATGCCGGCAGGTCAAACAGGCGGACCTTCATATACTTGGTTAACTGATTTCAGTGTGAACTAGTATACAAGGATCATAAAAGAAAAGGGGGCGTCAGGTGCGCCCCTTTTTTTAGCAAGGCGAAACGGACTTAATCGATTAATCAGTCATAGGGCATCTTCAAAGTGTAGTGGATTCAATTGTTCATCCAACCAATAAACATCATTAGATGCCTTGATAGAAAAGATTCTACCTTTGTCTGAAGTCTTTACAAAGCGCTGATAGCGCAAGATGAGATCATCATCCTTTACTGCAAGGAGTTCTACCTTACCAGTCTCATGACTCATGGCAAGGCGTGCTCGTTTACCAAGGCCTGAGCATCGGTTTCTTGCCTCTTCAAAGATTTCATATGCCTCTTTTAAGGACAGACTAAATTCTCTATTTCCTATTACTGGTCTGTTGATGAATACGTAATATGGAGGTACTCCGTGAAAAGATAGTTCATTAAACAGTTTTCCAAGGGTATCTGGATCATCGTTTATGCCCTTTAAAAGTGGGGTCTGATTCGCTAGAACTATGCCGTGTTTCTTGAGGATCTCAATGGCCTCAACAGATCTAGGAGTAATTTCTTTTGGATGGTTAAAGTGCGTCATAACATAGATTTGTCTCTTTGGGCCTGAGTACTTCCCAAGCATTTTAGGTAGGTCAGGATCATTCAATACTCTAAAAGGATTAAAGGCAAGAATCTTTGAGCCAATCCTGATTATTCGAACATGATCCATCTCGCAGAGGGCTTTTATTATTTTTTCAAGTTTTCCCGTAGAAAGAAGAAGGCCATCTCCGCCAGTAATCAATACATTATTTATTTCTTTGTGCTTTCTAATGTATTCTAGTCCCATGGAAAGATCAGCAGGCACCTCCTTTGCTCCCTTTATGAAGAGCCTCTTCCTAAAACAAAAACGGCAAAAACAGCCACATACATGATTTGAAAGGAGGATAGCGGTATCTGCGTATTTATGTTCACATCCAGGGACTACTGTATAATTCGATTCATTTGATGCATCGATTTTGCCCCAAACCTTTAGTTCAGATTCCTGTGGGATTACGATTTTTCTGATGGGATCGTTGGGGTCAGACCAATCTATTAGGGACAGATAATACTCATTGGCCCTAAATGGAAATACGTCTGTTACCCTCTTTAGGGCTACTTTTTCATCTGCAGAAAGTCCGTCGACCGCTTCTATTTTAGTAATGTATTGTGCTTTGTACATGAAAAAATGAATAACAAATAATCGAGATTGATGCAAGTTGATGCCAATTAATTTTTAAAATCAGCTGGTTATTTCATTTCTTAAAATAGTTCTTACACTACCAACAAGGTAGAGGGACCCTGACACGACAAGTAGATCCCCCTTCTCCAATTTTGTTAGGGCATGTCTAAGGGCCTTGTTCCAATCGGAATCCAATTTTACACTTATATCCAAATCAATATCTTTCCATGATTCAACTGAAATGGGGCGTCTGGGCCCTGGAGGTTCGGTAATGACAATCCAATCAAATCTATGGGCTATCATGTTTAAAAGCCTTTTGAAGTCCTTGTCTCCTCCCTCATCACTCATTGCCCATAGGAGACCTTTTCGTCTTCCACGAAATTCTGGGAGCACCTCATCCAAGAGCCTATTTAAGGCAGTTATTCCAGCAGTGTTATGGGCACCATCAAGCAGGCATGTAAAGTCATGTCGGATGATTTCGCCTCTACCTGGCCAAAATGGCGTTTTAAGACCTTTACGTATGGAATCTTCAGTGATCGTCCATTGTTCTTCTTCAAGTATATTAGAGGCCGCAAGTGAAAGAGATGCATTTTCCATTTGATGTCTGCCTAAAAGTCCAACTTGAAGATCATTTATTTGCCTTTTGCCAAAGAAGAAGTCCATGTGATTGTTGTCTTTA
Protein-coding sequences here:
- a CDS encoding vitamin B12-dependent ribonucleotide reductase, with amino-acid sequence MKKDSINELPQTNLPLTDNALIVLAKRYLKKDKQGRVAEKPEEMFERVAGAIAEADLLYDKGADIESLKEKFYELMTTFKFMPNSPTLMNAGRELGQLSACFVLPIEDSIESIFEAVKHTAMIHKSGGGTGFSFSRIRPEGDRVKTTHGVASGPISFMTIFDVATETIKQGGTRRGANMGILRVDHPDIEKFITAKTQTDRLNNFNISVALTEKFMEAVEKGGDYSLINPRTGEEVKKISASYIFDKIVASAWASGEPGIVFLDRINRSNPTPHLGDIESTNPCGEQPLLPYESCNLGSINLGRFVNNGEIDYEDLKETVWYAVHFLDNVIDVNKFPIKKIEEMTKRTRKIGLGVMGFADMLIKLGIPYNSKEAVQVAEEVMDFIDRESKEASAELAKIRGNFPAYKGSIYDNPETPYMRNATTTTIAPTGTISIIAGASSGIEPLFAVSFIRRVLDGTELIEAHPEFVNALKERGLYSHELMEKIAGSGSLQDIDEVPEDLKKIFVTSMDVSPREHIEIQAAFQRHTDNAVSKTINFPEKATEEDIRTAYILAWKEGLKGLTIYRYGSRPVQVLQLKKKEEKEKVSHPHVHGPNGKIAPRPRPTVTRGVTQRVKTGCGNLYVTVNWDDRDMCEVFAQMGKAGGCAACQMEAESRLISLALRSGIRVQAIVKQLAGIRCPSPSWQEGGQILSCPDAMAKVLAKAANVEIIKDDKQYRSCPECGAVLEPEGGCFVCHSCGFSKCD
- the ahcY gene encoding adenosylhomocysteinase, whose translation is MDYHVKSLDLADKGKLRIEWASMSMPVLNKIKERFRKERPLDGVVLGACLHVTTETAALVQTLKAGGASVYLCASNPLSTQDDVAASLVKHDEIPVFAIKGEDNETYYEHLRAVLDAKPTITMDDGADLVSTLHKERKELLDKIIGGTEETTTGVIRLKAMAEDGVLRYPIIAVNDANTKHLFDNRYGTGQSTLDGIIRATNRLIAGSIFVVCGYGWCGRGVAMRAKGLGARVIVTEVDPLKALEAVMDGYEVMPLEEASRIGDFFCTVTGDIHVIRKEHFLNMKDGAIVANSGHFNVELDLEGLEDVTKEKRIIRDFVEEYTLNNERRIYVLGQGRLVNLAAAEGHPSSVMDMSFANQALCAEYMVKQGSALEKKVYGVPEEIDKEIARLKLESMGIRIDTLTEEQAKYLSSWEMGT
- the metK gene encoding methionine adenosyltransferase yields the protein MPNFLFTSESVTEGHPDKVADQISDAILDTILEKDPYARVACETLVTTGLALIAGEITTDCYVDMPKVVRGTIKEIGYTDSSMGFDWQTCAVLTSIDKQSPDIAMGVDRDGDIGAGDQGLMFGYACDETPDFMPMPIWYAHKLAQRLAEVRKKGILPFLRPDGKSQVTIKYEDKRPISCHSIVIAAQHEPHVTHKELEEAIIEEVIKKVVDPKHLNGNTQYFINSTGRFVVGGPLADCGMTGRKIIVDTYGGRGHHGGGAFSGKDPTKVDRGPSYMARYVAKNIVAAGLARECEVQVSYAIGITKPLAINVRTYGTEAIPQEKIVEIIENNFSFKPKDIIDHLDLRRPIYKKTAAYGHFGRTEPEFTWERLDMVEKLKSDAGL
- a CDS encoding KamA family radical SAM protein, translating into MYKAQYITKIEAVDGLSADEKVALKRVTDVFPFRANEYYLSLIDWSDPNDPIRKIVIPQESELKVWGKIDASNESNYTVVPGCEHKYADTAILLSNHVCGCFCRFCFRKRLFIKGAKEVPADLSMGLEYIRKHKEINNVLITGGDGLLLSTGKLEKIIKALCEMDHVRIIRIGSKILAFNPFRVLNDPDLPKMLGKYSGPKRQIYVMTHFNHPKEITPRSVEAIEILKKHGIVLANQTPLLKGINDDPDTLGKLFNELSFHGVPPYYVFINRPVIGNREFSLSLKEAYEIFEEARNRCSGLGKRARLAMSHETGKVELLAVKDDDLILRYQRFVKTSDKGRIFSIKASNDVYWLDEQLNPLHFEDAL